The genomic window CGAGCATTCATTAAAACGTTGGAGAGATGTCCTTGAAAGAGGAAGTATTGTATATGATCCTCTAGACTCGGTTgactttcttcaaaaatcccTCCGCCATTTAGCTTGAgttgattaatgaattttttgaatctttCCTCGTCATGAACAAGTGGTGGAGATGATTCAATAATCATGTCATCTAAGTAAGAAGATTCCATATCTCCTGCAAGTAACGTTGATTAAACAGTGAGTTTTTAGGAAACATTTAcataagaattatatataataacagtAATGAAATTGACTAATCCATACTtaggatttaattttatttcaaaatcaaaaatataagtgaTCTCATAAACGAGAAGATAAAAAGGTGGTTCGATTCAAaagatataaattcattttccagAATCCTCTTTAAGGGACACTGTACGATTGAACACACAACGATTGGAATTAGTATCTGGATCAACAGAAAAGAATCCATTCCGTTCGAATTGaaatttgtcataatttttcATCCCCTTCAAAACACTAGAATCAATGACAGAGTCTTCAAGCACTCGCAACGAATCTGGGTTAACGTCCGTGAGAAATCCTCCGGGTACAACGGATGGATCTTCTGGATTAGCATGCTTAAAGAGGCGATCATAGAGGCGaatagtaatatttgatgaaGCGGATGCATCAACCCAATGGATGAACGCTTTAGGTTTACTTTTTACTTCTGATACATGAACGAACTCTGCTGCAATCTCATTGGGCccgattttattcaaaaagtttaaaactatTCCTGCATAGCGTAGACCAACACTCTGACCAGGGCAGAGTCGTCGATATCCTTTTTCTGGAACTTCATTAAAGTCCGatatttcaatgtatatttCAGAGCTTAGAGATAAAGATCTAGTTCCTTTGGAGGGATCGTCTGGAAAGAGTGGAACATCATTGACTTTTTTTGGCAATGAGGTACCGTTGGTAATTTTGACTTTTAAGGGTTCAAGTACAACCATACATCTTGGTGCATGGACATTTAAGTAACTTCGAACAGAAGCTTCTAACATGGATGGATCAACAGTCATCtgcaaaagtatattaaatgaaaataaataataatattcctgAAATAAAACTTACTTGAGCACCAGTCACACCCAGTCGAGCGACGAAATTATTCACGGCCTCTGGAGGGAAACCACGACGGCGTAGAGCGGTTAAAGTAAACAACCTTGGGTCGTCCCAATCCGAACAAACCCCTGTggaatatttgtaataattagatttgtaaaatgttgatgttagattatatttaaagaaaaactaaccTGTTTCAATAAGTTTGGCAATTTTTCGCTTACTAATGACACCATAGGAAACGTTGAGTCTCCCATACTCCCACTGCACAGGACAATAAATATCTAGGGCATTGCAGAGCCAATAATATGAAGATCTTCTATTTTGAAACTCTTTTGTGCATAGAGAGTGAGTAATGTCTTCAATGGAGTCACAAAGACAGTGAGTATAGTCATAAGTTGGATAAATACACCACTTATCTCCAGTTCTATGGTGTGCCGCATATTTAATCCTATAGGCAACAGGATCCACTTTCCCTTCTTCCAAGGTTAACTTTAAACGAAGAGTGGCCTCTCCTTCCTCAAATTTACCATGCTTCATATCTTCAAAGAGTTGTAGAGATTCTTCTATGGGGCGATTCTTCCAGGGAGATGGAGGAGGATTAAAGCCTCGAATGTCCTCAACCTTTTGATGACATATATATGCCAAATCCTTTTGGATCAAGACTTTAGCCCACTCGTACAGTTGATCAAAGTTATCAGAGGAGTGAGTTATCTTATCGGGTTTGTAACCCAGCCATTCGACCATATCCTTAATGGCAACAAagaatttttcttcttccttttctgGATTTGTGTCATCATAGCGAAGATTGCAAGTTCCATTATGCACATCTGCATAGGCGAAATTAATATTGATGGCTTTGGCATGTCCAATGTGAAGAATACCATTTGGTTCGGGAGGGAAACGTGTTTTAACTCGACCCCCAGTTCTTTTAAGATGTTCTTTTagaatttgatttgttttggGGGTAGTGACGTAGCCATCAGAGGTAAAGTTTTCTCCCGGCTTATGAAATTTAACTTTGGTGCTCATAAGCTCCTTAATCGTAATACTGTTATTGTTATCTTCAGAGGCTTGCTGCTCTTTTAAAGGGGCTTTATTCGAAGGTTTTTTGTCCTTCGTCTCATCATTAGTTTTTTTGGGCGCTTTTGGAGCTTTTGGAGGTGGAGCAAGATCTGCATCCGTTTTGGGACCTAAGATATCCAGTATTTGAAtatctatttcatttttgagggcTTTTCCATCCACCCATTTGAGCTTGGAACGCACTTGCGACATGAGAAGCCCCGTATTGTAGCGATAGCGTTTCTCCAAAAGATCCGCCTTCACTCCTTTAATAACCTTTTCTACTTCAGCTTCGATCTGCTCGGGTGTAATGAGTACGCCAACCCCTGCTGCTTCTTCAAATTCCTGGATGTTTAGTTGTGAGGAGGCCGCGTTCTTGAGGATGTAATCGAGGGCGGCGTTGAGTTTCAGCTCAGATGAAAGTTTTCCGTccagaatataatttaacacGACTTTGTGATGCTTGTCAAAGACTTGTGGCTTCATTTTAGAAGCTACGTGATAAATTAGTGTGCCCACAGTAGATGAAACGGATTCCCGTTGTCCCGAAGGAATTGATCGAATAAGAGCCTCAAGACTTTTGGAGagtttttcattcttgagcGTTTCTTTTGCCTTTGTTTGCGAAAGACCCAAGGACTCGAAGAGAGCAATGCGTTCATCCTCTCCTCCAGACATGTTGACGGATTACAGCAAAATCTATTTTAGATCCAGGACAAAAAATTGTAGGCCTTGACGTCAACGTGGAGCGGAAAGTGCTTGTcgaatttttaatgttattatttattattaacctACTCAAAaagtaatgacgtcataaatttcTACTGAGTTGTGACGCCATCACTTTCTTTTTCTCTTGCGGCATAATTATTGCACATTCTTTCCAAAGACTACTAGGGATTGACGTATCTACAAACCAAACTCTTACAACCTCAAAATATCTTAAAcatgacaaataattaataattaaatatatatatttgcgaccattgctttattttttcgtataatataaaattagataattatatataaatttttactagGTATAGAAAGGTGTTGACATTCcaatatattaactattaagACTATGATTTCCCAATCATTTTTTCGAAATGTTCAGCCTTAAGAGCTCCATCAAGAGGACGACACTCTTTGTTGAATACGGAGTAAGCACTCTTTTCCTTGGGTCTTTTCTTCCGATCTgacaaattgagataaataaaaacaaagcctGATAGGACCACAAAACATACTCCTATTTCCCATTTGATGGCTACTCCCCAAAGAGCAATCCAGAGAGATAGTTTTACAGCCAGAATAAATAAGTCGATCCCAGACCATTGTACTTCCTATAACgattattaattagtaaataaattaggCTTTAATTAAGACATTAAACCGTACAAGCTCTTCATCACTTGGAAGAagatcttcttcttcttcaggcTCAGAGTcagattcttttttaattaacttgacGGGTCTTTCAGAAGTTGTATCCTCTTCCTTCACGGAGGTTGTTTGAAAAATGGAGGTAAAACTCTGAAATAAAGACCTTTGATCGGTCTTTACAGATGAAGATTCTGCCTTTTTCTTTCGACGATACTCTGCCAATTTATCTTCCATGTTTATTATGAAGAATATGTACGCATAGTGTTCTACTTGTCTGGCTCTTAATTAGTGCGACTATTTCtaaagaaatgaattataatgtttacGAGGAGTAGAGATAGATAACCCAAGGATAATGGGTCCTtagtaaaaaagtttaattgtaAACAAATGGAATTAATTGCTGAAACTGAAAGGTGAGATCGCGTACGTATGTAAGACAAGGAATATGAGGAAAGAGCAAAGCTGGAGttccttcaaatatattattataatttaatatatttatctcaatttgAATTTGTATCTTGTACTGTTGGCATAGATGAATATTGATGATATAGAAATCTGCGTCAGCTCACTGCTCAGTCATCCAGGCTATAGTGCTTCTTCAAATTAAGTAAGAAACGTCTGTTCCTGCCTTTGTCTGCCTGTGCTCCTACTATTAAAactgcttatttttttatttgactaactAAAGTTAAAAGTATTAGCGGCGACAAaaccttttataaattaatgttgaATTGATTAATTCATCAAGTGCGGATTTGATTGAATTCTCTTACTTTCTTTAGCTTTTGAAAGTCCTTTAGAGTTGAAGCTTTAGCAGTTAGGTGTAGATCAGTGGAGTGAAGTGGAGCAGGGCTCAGCATTCACTCGCTTTCAGTCTTAACTAAGGAAGCTGAAAGGCAGGGAATTTGttccttttatatattcatcataaattttgaaaacgtCACTCTTTGACTTCCTTCTAGTTCTACTCCACGACACAAAAGGGCTCCCTCTAATTCATCACTTcagttaatattaattaactatccTTTTTCGGGTTATGAGAAAAAGGGCGTCATGTTGACTTATCCCCTTGTTGTCACTTCCATCCTTCTCTTCTCCGTCTCCTGTTATGGATTTTATGTCCCTGGTGTGGCCCCAACGGACTTTACTGTCGGAGAGGAGATCGAAGTCCGGGCCATCAAAATGACATCCACTCATACTCAGTTACCCTATGACTACTATTCTCTAGCCTTTTGTAGGCCTCAAAATGGATTACTCGAGTACAAGTCTCAGAATCTGGGAGAGATCCTTCGAGGGGATCGAATTGTCAAAACCCCttacaatatcaaaatgaaaaccAATGTTCCTTGTGCTTCTCTCTGTCAGCCCCTGGATTGGGATGCCAAAGCCTCTTCCGAAGTGAATTATAGGATTCAAGAAGAGTATTTTGTCCACCTCATCATTGATAACTTACCGATTGCCACTCAGTTTTCGCTCGCCACTGAGAAGGAGCCTCAATATGAGCCGGGATATCGTCTTGGCTTTATGTACAATGGACAATCTTACATTAATAATCATCTCAAATTCATTCTTAGTTACCATATGAATGAGGCTATTTTGGATTCGGAGGGAAAGCAGACCTATCGTGTTGTGGGATTTCGTGTAGAAACCTCTAGTTTGAATGCAGAGTCTGTCAAACTTGGTGAAAATGGTGTATGTGAAATAAAGACAGATTCTAAGCAAATGGAAATCGTCAAAGACAAAGCCAACAAAGTGATATTTACCTACTCTGTGGTATGGGAAGAGAGTAATATTCGTTGGGCTTCGAGATGGGACATATATCTCAACATGGCAGATGTGCAAATCCATTGGTTTTCCATCGTTAACTCCATTGTTGTCGTATTTTTCCTAGCAGGTATCATCGCTATGATAATTGTGAGAACTCTCCGAAGAGATATTTCCCGCTACAACATGGATGATGATTTAGAAGAGTCTATTGAAGAAACGGGTTGGAAATTGGTTCATGGAGAAGTCTTTAGACCCCCTACAAATACTAGATTGTTTGCAGCAGTGATTGGCTCTGGGATACAACTACTTTGTATGACAGCCATAACCATTTTTTTCGCCATGCTTGGAATGTTGTCTCCTGCATCCAGAGGAGGAATCCTCACCGCTGCTATATTTCTCTATGAATTTATGGGCCTAGTATCGGGATATTTGGCAGGAAGATTATACAAGACCATGAAAGGCAAGGAATGGAAAAGAGCCGCATTTTTAACGGCTACTTTATATCCTGGGGTTATTTTCTCATTGGGATTATTTGTCAACTTTTTCATTTGGGGCCAACATTCATCAGGAGCTATTCCTTTTACAACTATGTTAGGAATGGGAGCCATGTGGTTTGGGATATCCCTTCCACTTGTCTACATTGGCTACTATTTTGGATACCGGAAAAAAGCCTATGATCAACCCGTTCGAACACATCAAATCCCTCGACAAATCCCAACCCAAATTTGGTATATGGATCCCGCTCTTAGTACACTAATAGCTGGAGTACTACCCTTTGGAGCCTGCTTTATCGAACTCTTCTTCATATTCAGCGCTATTTACGAAAATCAGTTTTATTATCTCTTTGGATTTCTTTTCcttgtatttgttattttagtgATATCCTGCTCACAAATATCCATCGTCATGGTATATTTTCAGCTCTGTTCCGAAAATTATCATTGGTGGTGGAGGAGCTTCTTTGTCTCCGGCGGATCAGCCGTCTATGTTTTTGCCTatagtgtattttatttttataccaaattaGACATTGAAGACTTCGTTCCAACTCTTCTCTACTTCACTTACACCCTAATTATGGTCATTACCTTTTGGCTAGTGACTGGAACCATTGGCTTCTATGCCGCATTTTTCtttattcgaaaaatatatggagctgttaaaattgattaatcaaCATAGTATGTAACTTAATAGTAAAtagtatttcataattaattatatttttttttgttttgttggttttgtttcttcataattaattaccttttatttatattatgtaattggATCATTAGTTATTATGAATAGGTATCAGCTTTTTTGTGGtgtatcttaaatatttaatgtaaaacaCCTTCTtgaggatttctttttttaattatctatttgagtattttttttttttttttgttttatttctttgacaaaaaaatataatatatatatatatttataagaactttttggactttatttcgaaaaatttgACTAGCTAGTAAGAGACgacaattatttaatagatcattGCCAAACACTTGTGCGCAAGAGATCATTgaatatagtaataataacgAATAGGAAAATTAACAGGTGTGTGCGATTTGGGATATTATTATGTGACTATCACTCTCTATGTCAATGTGATATACTTATTAATTCTGTATAAACGAACGTAGTTTTCGTTATGTGcccactttttttgtaaatattgtataaaaaaatattaattttaatgctATTTAGACATTCGACGtatctctattttttattatataaaaaatagagataCGTGGAagcttatataatttatgattatattattttatagtactAGGAAATCGTCACTcggttttttgtttgtttaatgattaattacatTACTTATGAAGTAAATAGTCTTCAAGCTATTAACTAgaataaagctttaaaacaaaggtgcgaaacaaagaccacgtgatcaatatttgtaaaaggtAGTGGTTTTAGCGACACTCGCTACAagcgttgaatattactctacatatatataagtaacTAACTC from Lepeophtheirus salmonis chromosome 1, UVic_Lsal_1.4, whole genome shotgun sequence includes these protein-coding regions:
- the TM9SF4 gene encoding transmembrane 9 superfamily member 4, giving the protein MLTYPLVVTSILLFSVSCYGFYVPGVAPTDFTVGEEIEVRAIKMTSTHTQLPYDYYSLAFCRPQNGLLEYKSQNLGEILRGDRIVKTPYNIKMKTNVPCASLCQPLDWDAKASSEVNYRIQEEYFVHLIIDNLPIATQFSLATEKEPQYEPGYRLGFMYNGQSYINNHLKFILSYHMNEAILDSEGKQTYRVVGFRVETSSLNAESVKLGENGVCEIKTDSKQMEIVKDKANKVIFTYSVVWEESNIRWASRWDIYLNMADVQIHWFSIVNSIVVVFFLAGIIAMIIVRTLRRDISRYNMDDDLEESIEETGWKLVHGEVFRPPTNTRLFAAVIGSGIQLLCMTAITIFFAMLGMLSPASRGGILTAAIFLYEFMGLVSGYLAGRLYKTMKGKEWKRAAFLTATLYPGVIFSLGLFVNFFIWGQHSSGAIPFTTMLGMGAMWFGISLPLVYIGYYFGYRKKAYDQPVRTHQIPRQIPTQIWYMDPALSTLIAGVLPFGACFIELFFIFSAIYENQFYYLFGFLFLVFVILVISCSQISIVMVYFQLCSENYHWWWRSFFVSGGSAVYVFAYSVFYFYTKLDIEDFVPTLLYFTYTLIMVITFWLVTGTIGFYAAFFFIRKIYGAVKID
- the GlnRS gene encoding probable glutamine--tRNA ligase, translating into MSGGEDERIALFESLGLSQTKAKETLKNEKLSKSLEALIRSIPSGQRESVSSTVGTLIYHVASKMKPQVFDKHHKVVLNYILDGKLSSELKLNAALDYILKNAASSQLNIQEFEEAAGVGVLITPEQIEAEVEKVIKGVKADLLEKRYRYNTGLLMSQVRSKLKWVDGKALKNEIDIQILDILGPKTDADLAPPPKAPKAPKKTNDETKDKKPSNKAPLKEQQASEDNNNSITIKELMSTKVKFHKPGENFTSDGYVTTPKTNQILKEHLKRTGGRVKTRFPPEPNGILHIGHAKAININFAYADVHNGTCNLRYDDTNPEKEEEKFFVAIKDMVEWLGYKPDKITHSSDNFDQLYEWAKVLIQKDLAYICHQKVEDIRGFNPPPSPWKNRPIEESLQLFEDMKHGKFEEGEATLRLKLTLEEGKVDPVAYRIKYAAHHRTGDKWCIYPTYDYTHCLCDSIEDITHSLCTKEFQNRRSSYYWLCNALDIYCPVQWEYGRLNVSYGVISKRKIAKLIETGVCSDWDDPRLFTLTALRRRGFPPEAVNNFVARLGVTGAQMTVDPSMLEASVRSYLNVHAPRCMVVLEPLKVKITNGTSLPKKVNDVPLFPDDPSKGTRSLSLSSEIYIEISDFNEVPEKGYRRLCPGQSVGLRYAGIVLNFLNKIGPNEIAAEFVHVSEVKSKPKAFIHWVDASASSNITIRLYDRLFKHANPEDPSVVPGGFLTDVNPDSLRVLEDSVIDSSVLKGMKNYDKFQFERNGFFSVDPDTNSNRCVFNRTVSLKEDSGK
- the Saysd1 gene encoding uncharacterized protein Saysd1 — protein: MEDKLAEYRRKKKAESSSVKTDQRSLFQSFTSIFQTTSVKEEDTTSERPVKLIKKESDSEPEEEEDLLPSDEELEVQWSGIDLFILAVKLSLWIALWGVAIKWEIGVCFVVLSGFVFIYLNLSDRKKRPKEKSAYSVFNKECRPLDGALKAEHFEKMIGKS